In Clostridia bacterium, a single genomic region encodes these proteins:
- a CDS encoding 4Fe-4S binding protein — MSEKKFLMGNHAIARGAAEAGATVVAGYPGTPASEIVEDYVQYPGAYVEWAANEKVATEIAIGGSLCNQRSLAVMKHNGTNVATDFIMHLNFTGVKGGMVLLSADDPGANSSQNEEDTRILVHTYGHLPVFDPSTPAEAKAMIKDAYELSEKTELCFVLRPVMRICHARSIIELEPLPDKLREPSLENDRSRYVMSAVAEPAYGGTLRPVIRHRWLNQKQEELSAIMEESPYNWIEEGEGEVGLVGCGIGYSYIKEALEIAGKKLPILKLGTLPLPRQKVIQFLRSVKKVLVYEEVEPVVARMLREIAYTEGIEVEVLGRDNFLPPEGEMSATYVLKSLGQVVPSFKDDLPFAHEPIPVPTRIRSQCVGCPYRGMLHALKTTIRKNKGIVTGDIGCHDAGSFAPMEVQSTIYCMGSSIPMAIGMAKTGIDRPIYAMIGDSTLFHNGIIGLLDAIYNQANVTVIINDNRTTAMTGFQPHPGSEVNVRGEEAPYMHIDKIASAMGAKVYYIEPYDIEATKNTFLEAAKEPGTKVVIAKAPCFLRSSRLGIKTFPERVVKVDPERCNGCKVCINDFGCPALIFKDGKVHIDEATCVHCGLCADVCKRGAIK, encoded by the coding sequence TTGTCAGAGAAGAAGTTCTTGATGGGAAACCATGCCATCGCCCGCGGGGCGGCCGAAGCCGGCGCCACCGTGGTAGCTGGTTATCCCGGAACCCCAGCATCAGAAATAGTGGAGGATTACGTCCAGTACCCGGGAGCCTATGTAGAATGGGCTGCCAATGAAAAGGTGGCCACCGAGATCGCCATCGGCGGATCGCTGTGCAACCAGCGCAGCCTGGCGGTCATGAAACACAACGGCACCAACGTGGCCACCGACTTCATCATGCACCTCAATTTCACCGGGGTAAAGGGAGGAATGGTGCTTTTGTCCGCCGATGACCCGGGCGCCAATTCCTCCCAGAACGAAGAGGATACCCGGATCCTGGTGCATACCTATGGTCACCTGCCCGTCTTCGATCCCTCGACGCCGGCCGAAGCCAAGGCCATGATCAAGGATGCCTATGAGCTATCGGAGAAGACCGAGCTCTGCTTCGTCCTGCGTCCGGTGATGCGCATTTGCCACGCCCGCTCCATCATTGAGCTGGAGCCGCTTCCGGACAAGCTAAGAGAGCCCAGCCTTGAGAACGACCGCTCCCGCTACGTCATGAGTGCGGTAGCCGAGCCGGCTTACGGCGGCACCCTGCGCCCGGTAATCCGCCACCGCTGGCTCAATCAGAAGCAGGAAGAGCTTTCCGCCATTATGGAAGAGAGCCCCTACAACTGGATCGAGGAGGGCGAAGGCGAGGTCGGCCTGGTGGGCTGCGGCATCGGCTATTCGTACATCAAGGAAGCTCTGGAGATCGCCGGAAAGAAGCTGCCGATCTTAAAGCTTGGCACCCTGCCGCTGCCAAGGCAAAAAGTAATCCAGTTCCTCCGCTCGGTGAAGAAGGTCCTGGTCTACGAAGAGGTGGAACCGGTGGTGGCCCGGATGCTCCGGGAGATCGCCTATACCGAAGGCATTGAAGTGGAAGTGCTGGGCCGGGACAACTTCCTCCCTCCCGAGGGAGAAATGTCCGCCACCTACGTGCTTAAGAGCCTGGGCCAGGTAGTTCCCTCCTTCAAGGATGATTTGCCTTTTGCCCATGAGCCCATCCCGGTGCCTACCCGCATCCGCAGCCAGTGCGTGGGCTGCCCTTACCGGGGTATGCTCCATGCTCTAAAGACCACCATCCGGAAAAACAAGGGCATCGTCACCGGCGACATCGGCTGCCACGACGCGGGAAGCTTTGCCCCCATGGAGGTGCAGTCCACCATCTACTGCATGGGCTCCTCCATCCCCATGGCCATCGGCATGGCCAAAACCGGCATCGACCGGCCCATCTACGCCATGATCGGGGACTCGACTCTCTTCCATAACGGCATCATCGGGCTTTTGGATGCCATCTACAACCAGGCCAACGTCACCGTCATCATCAACGACAACCGCACCACCGCCATGACCGGCTTCCAGCCCCACCCGGGCAGCGAGGTCAACGTTCGCGGCGAGGAAGCTCCCTATATGCACATTGACAAGATCGCCAGCGCCATGGGGGCCAAGGTCTACTATATCGAGCCCTACGACATTGAGGCCACAAAGAACACCTTCCTGGAAGCGGCCAAGGAGCCGGGCACCAAGGTGGTCATCGCCAAGGCTCCCTGCTTCCTCCGGAGCTCGCGCTTGGGGATAAAGACCTTCCCCGAGCGGGTGGTCAAGGTGGACCCGGAGCGCTGCAACGGCTGCAAGGTGTGCATCAACGACTTCGGTTGCCCGGCCTTGATCTTTAAAGACGGCAAGGTTCACATCGACGAAGCGACCTGCGTCCACTGCGGGCTGTGCGCGGACGTATGCAAGAGGGGGGCTATTAAGTGA
- a CDS encoding indolepyruvate oxidoreductase subunit beta: MKLNLVIAGVGGQGNIFASEVIAQYAMKKGYNVFGTETIGAAQRGGSVVSHVRIADGPIYSPLVPQGQADYLVGFEPMEALRYINLTKPGATFLINRSQVPTISINMGLDRYPEEGEIIKTLSEAASCGYAIDATKAAAQMGNTIYTNVILLGALSKICPQLEPEGILEAILGRLKPKTHEANRRAFALGQELVSAPEAKVL; encoded by the coding sequence GTGAAGCTGAACCTGGTGATTGCTGGCGTGGGCGGCCAAGGAAACATCTTTGCTTCCGAGGTCATCGCCCAGTACGCCATGAAGAAAGGATACAACGTCTTTGGTACCGAGACCATCGGCGCCGCCCAGCGGGGCGGTTCGGTGGTGTCCCACGTGCGCATTGCCGACGGTCCTATCTACTCGCCCCTGGTGCCCCAAGGACAAGCTGACTACCTGGTAGGGTTTGAGCCCATGGAGGCTCTGCGCTATATCAACCTGACCAAGCCGGGGGCTACCTTCCTGATCAACCGGAGCCAGGTACCGACTATTTCCATCAACATGGGACTGGACCGCTACCCGGAGGAAGGGGAGATAATCAAGACCTTGTCGGAAGCTGCCTCCTGTGGCTACGCTATTGACGCCACCAAGGCGGCGGCCCAGATGGGCAACACCATCTATACCAACGTCATCCTCCTTGGGGCCCTGTCCAAAATCTGCCCGCAGCTGGAGCCGGAAGGGATATTGGAAGCCATCTTGGGGCGTCTCAAGCCCAAGACCCATGAGGCCAACCGCAGGGCCTTTGCCCTGGGGCAGGAATTGGTGAGCGCCCCCGAGGCCAAGGTTCTGTAG
- a CDS encoding MaoC family dehydratase, translating to MDYSKTIKTFDDFNVGDKACFAKTITDAEVALFAGITGDFNPLHIDDQYASSTRFGRRVVHGIFSTGLISTALTLLGTGCVYLSQEVKFRRPVFVGDTITAEAEIIEKRPEKNILIVKTTCTNQNGEVVVDGQGVLMALKELKPET from the coding sequence ATGGATTATTCTAAGACTATTAAGACCTTTGATGACTTCAACGTGGGCGACAAGGCCTGCTTTGCCAAGACCATCACCGATGCCGAGGTGGCCTTGTTTGCCGGGATTACCGGCGATTTCAATCCCCTGCACATCGATGACCAATATGCCAGCTCCACCAGGTTTGGGCGCCGGGTGGTGCACGGGATCTTTAGCACCGGCCTCATCTCCACTGCTCTTACCCTCCTGGGGACGGGCTGCGTTTATCTGTCCCAGGAAGTGAAGTTCAGGCGCCCGGTGTTTGTGGGAGACACCATTACTGCCGAGGCGGAAATTATCGAGAAGCGGCCCGAGAAAAACATTCTCATCGTCAAGACCACCTGCACCAACCAAAACGGGGAAGTGGTGGTAGATGGGCAGGGGGTGCTAATGGCGCTGAAAGAGCTTAAGCCGGAGACCTAA
- a CDS encoding 4-hydroxyphenylacetate 3-hydroxylase family protein codes for MLKSPEQYIESLRQLKRKVYIQGQRVENVVDHPLVRPSLNALAMTFALAQDPEYQELATAKSHLSGHTINRFTHIHQSNEDLIKKVKLQRVLGQKTGCCFQRCVGFDAMNAVYSTTFEIDADRGTSYHQRFLNFLRYVQDNDLVVDGAMTDPKGDRSRRPHQQADSDLFMHVVEKRDDGIVVRGAKCHQTGALNSHEILVMPTLSMREEDADYAVCFAVPADAPGITFILGRQASDTRKLEPGNLDVGNAKFGGHEAFVIFHNVFVPWERVFMCGEYEYAGRLVERFAGYHRQSYGGCKVGVGDVLIGATASVAEYNGVENSASVKDKITEMIHLNETLYACGLACSLEGKATRSGNYLVDLLLANVCKLNVTRFPYEIARLAEDVAGGLMVTMPFEADLRNPETAGFMQKYFCGVDGVSVEDRLRMLRLIENLTLGPGAVAYRTESMHGAGSPQAQRIMITRQADMAEKKKLARALAGIEK; via the coding sequence ATCTTGAAGAGTCCAGAGCAGTATATTGAGAGCCTTCGCCAGCTCAAGCGTAAAGTTTACATCCAGGGCCAGCGGGTAGAGAACGTAGTCGACCACCCGCTGGTGCGGCCCTCGCTGAACGCTTTGGCCATGACCTTCGCTTTGGCCCAGGATCCCGAATATCAGGAACTAGCCACGGCCAAGTCCCACCTGAGCGGCCATACCATTAACCGTTTTACCCATATCCACCAGAGCAACGAAGATCTGATCAAGAAAGTGAAGCTGCAGCGGGTCCTGGGCCAGAAAACTGGCTGCTGCTTTCAAAGGTGCGTGGGCTTTGATGCCATGAACGCCGTTTACAGCACCACCTTTGAAATTGATGCCGATAGAGGAACCAGCTACCACCAGCGCTTCCTTAACTTCCTCCGTTACGTCCAGGACAACGACCTGGTGGTAGACGGGGCCATGACCGACCCCAAAGGAGACCGCAGCCGGCGGCCTCACCAGCAGGCCGACAGCGACCTTTTCATGCATGTGGTGGAAAAGCGTGACGACGGGATCGTGGTCCGGGGAGCCAAGTGCCACCAGACCGGGGCCCTGAATTCCCACGAGATCCTGGTCATGCCCACCCTTTCCATGCGGGAAGAAGATGCCGACTATGCGGTTTGCTTCGCCGTGCCGGCGGATGCCCCGGGCATCACCTTTATCTTAGGACGGCAGGCATCGGATACCAGGAAGCTGGAACCGGGCAACCTAGATGTGGGCAACGCCAAGTTCGGCGGCCACGAAGCCTTTGTCATCTTCCACAACGTATTCGTACCCTGGGAACGGGTATTTATGTGCGGGGAGTATGAGTACGCCGGCCGCCTGGTGGAGCGGTTTGCCGGCTACCACCGCCAGTCCTACGGCGGCTGCAAGGTGGGCGTAGGCGACGTCCTCATCGGCGCCACCGCCAGCGTGGCCGAGTACAACGGGGTGGAGAACAGCGCTTCGGTCAAGGATAAGATTACTGAGATGATCCACCTAAACGAAACCCTGTATGCTTGCGGGCTGGCCTGCTCGCTGGAAGGGAAGGCCACCAGGTCCGGCAACTACCTGGTAGATTTGCTTTTGGCCAACGTCTGCAAGCTCAACGTTACCCGCTTCCCCTATGAGATTGCCCGGCTGGCCGAAGATGTGGCCGGGGGGCTGATGGTGACCATGCCCTTTGAGGCCGACCTCAGGAACCCGGAGACGGCCGGGTTTATGCAGAAGTACTTCTGCGGCGTGGATGGGGTATCGGTGGAAGACCGGTTGCGAATGCTCCGGCTGATCGAGAACCTCACCCTGGGTCCAGGGGCAGTGGCCTACCGTACCGAGTCCATGCACGGGGCCGGCTCACCCCAGGCTCAGCGCATCATGATTACCCGCCAGGCCGACATGGCCGAGAAGAAGAAGCTGGCCCGGGCCCTGGCCGGGATAGAAAAGTAG
- a CDS encoding acyl-CoA dehydrogenase encodes MDFRLSEEEELIRNTIRDFAENEVAPRAEEIDRTGEFPADLIKKLADMGMMGIPIPEEYGGGGASYMSYIVTIEELARACASTSVIVESHVSLCAEPILKFGTEEQKKKYLVPLAQGKMLGSFGLTEPNAGSDAGGMQTTAVLDGNEWVLNGSKMFISNSGVADITIVLAVTDKEKKTHGGISAFIVEADNPGYSTSAPLDKLGIRGSHTCEITLEDCRVPKENLLGEVGQGFKIAMWALDGGRIAIAAQALGIAQAAYEEAVRYSLERKQFGQPIGRFEFVQGMLADMATEIQAARLLTYYAAWLKDQGLRYTKEAAMAKLYASEAAMRHTIKNVQIHGGYGFMMEYPAQRHMRDAKITEIYEGTSEIQRIVIANNILKEFSR; translated from the coding sequence ATGGATTTTCGCCTCAGCGAAGAAGAAGAGCTGATACGCAATACCATTCGCGATTTCGCCGAGAACGAAGTTGCCCCCCGGGCGGAAGAGATCGACCGTACCGGGGAGTTCCCCGCCGACCTGATTAAGAAGCTGGCCGATATGGGCATGATGGGCATCCCCATCCCCGAGGAGTACGGTGGCGGCGGCGCCAGCTACATGTCCTACATCGTCACCATTGAGGAGCTGGCCCGGGCCTGCGCCTCCACCTCGGTAATCGTGGAAAGCCACGTATCCCTATGTGCCGAGCCCATCCTCAAGTTCGGCACCGAAGAGCAGAAAAAGAAGTACCTGGTACCGCTGGCCCAGGGCAAGATGCTGGGCTCCTTTGGCCTGACCGAGCCCAACGCCGGGTCCGATGCCGGCGGCATGCAGACCACCGCGGTCCTGGACGGCAACGAGTGGGTGTTAAACGGCTCCAAGATGTTCATCTCCAACTCCGGAGTAGCCGACATTACCATTGTCCTTGCGGTTACCGACAAGGAAAAGAAGACCCACGGGGGCATCAGCGCCTTTATCGTCGAGGCCGATAACCCCGGCTACTCCACCAGCGCTCCCCTGGATAAGCTGGGCATCCGCGGCTCCCACACCTGCGAGATCACCCTGGAGGACTGCCGGGTGCCCAAGGAGAACCTCCTGGGCGAGGTGGGTCAGGGCTTCAAGATCGCCATGTGGGCCCTTGATGGCGGCCGCATCGCCATCGCCGCCCAGGCCCTGGGGATTGCCCAGGCCGCTTACGAGGAAGCGGTCCGCTACTCCCTTGAGCGCAAGCAGTTCGGGCAGCCCATCGGCAGGTTCGAGTTCGTCCAGGGCATGCTGGCGGACATGGCCACCGAGATCCAGGCCGCCCGGCTCCTCACCTATTACGCTGCCTGGCTAAAAGACCAGGGCCTCCGCTACACCAAGGAGGCGGCCATGGCCAAGCTCTATGCCTCCGAAGCCGCCATGCGCCATACCATCAAGAACGTCCAGATCCACGGCGGTTACGGCTTCATGATGGAGTACCCGGCCCAGCGGCATATGCGCGACGCCAAGATCACCGAGATTTATGAGGGTACTTCCGAGATCCAGCGCATCGTTATCGCCAACAACATCCTGAAGGAGTTTAGCCGATAA
- a CDS encoding LacI family DNA-binding transcriptional regulator, with product MPTIKDVARAAGVSIATVSYVFNGVPKVGEKTRRKVLETARELGYIPHKVASQLASRHTRTLGAIFPYVVVEESSSGQEPNYYVTEVIWGIENTAQRLGYGLLIAGWGPESNWELPAMLRDGSVEGVFLTGGLYPTEFIHQVKDTGIPAVLVGVTAPENMLDSVSADNEEGAFQAVKHLISLGHRRIGFINSPAVSRTSEEKARGVRRALRSSGIKPDPDLTREGDFSVKSGYQAARDLLTLSNPPTALFVGDDAMAVGALEAARGLNLEVPGDVAIVGYGDGPMSRITIPPLTTVRIKRDRLGEMAVRCLIDRINGINDVTVTIKLTTKLVVRSSCGAK from the coding sequence ATGCCAACGATCAAGGACGTTGCCCGGGCGGCGGGCGTATCCATAGCTACTGTATCCTACGTTTTCAACGGTGTGCCTAAGGTGGGGGAGAAAACCCGGCGCAAGGTGCTGGAGACAGCCCGGGAACTAGGCTACATTCCCCACAAGGTGGCTTCGCAGCTGGCTTCCCGGCACACCCGTACCCTGGGGGCCATTTTCCCCTACGTAGTCGTAGAAGAATCCTCCTCCGGGCAAGAGCCTAACTATTACGTTACCGAAGTCATCTGGGGCATTGAAAACACCGCCCAAAGGCTGGGTTACGGTCTCTTGATTGCTGGATGGGGTCCAGAATCCAACTGGGAGCTTCCCGCTATGCTTCGGGACGGCAGTGTGGAAGGGGTCTTCCTTACCGGAGGATTGTATCCTACTGAGTTTATCCACCAGGTAAAGGATACCGGTATCCCTGCCGTACTGGTAGGAGTTACCGCTCCCGAAAACATGCTTGACTCGGTTTCGGCGGATAACGAGGAGGGCGCCTTTCAGGCGGTAAAGCACCTCATCTCCCTGGGCCACCGGCGGATTGGTTTTATCAACAGCCCGGCCGTAAGCCGTACTAGCGAGGAAAAGGCAAGAGGGGTGCGCCGGGCGCTTCGCTCCAGCGGGATAAAACCCGATCCCGACCTTACTCGCGAAGGTGATTTTAGCGTTAAGAGCGGCTACCAAGCAGCCCGCGACTTGCTCACTCTTTCCAATCCCCCTACTGCCCTGTTCGTGGGTGACGACGCCATGGCGGTGGGAGCCCTGGAAGCAGCTCGGGGGCTCAATTTGGAGGTCCCGGGGGATGTAGCCATCGTTGGCTACGGCGATGGCCCCATGAGCCGGATTACCATTCCACCCCTGACCACGGTGAGGATAAAAAGGGACCGGTTGGGGGAAATGGCGGTGCGTTGCCTGATTGATCGCATCAATGGCATTAACGACGTTACCGTCACCATCAAGCTGACTACCAAGCTGGTTGTTCGTAGCTCATGTGGCGCCAAATAG
- a CDS encoding N-acyl homoserine lactonase family protein encodes MGNLRIRPIQVGTLSGDKSALTYMRNYGVRYDQPALIWYIDGAEKKILVDTGPCDPEWSAKYHWPMTRTPEQEPATALKLAGIDPESIEIVILSHLHWDHAFNNHLFPNAEFIVQEAELRYAICPLPVHANGYEAVTIGMRPDYYTHTKYTVINGDQQIVPGVSVILTPGHSPGSQCVVVETKKGNYVIASDTVPLFENWEGTGHIKHLPSTIHVGLVEYFESLEKIEKVADFVLPGHDMKVIEHQWYPED; translated from the coding sequence GTGGGGAATCTTAGAATAAGGCCCATTCAGGTAGGCACGCTTTCAGGGGACAAGTCGGCCCTCACCTATATGCGCAACTACGGGGTGAGGTACGATCAGCCGGCCCTCATCTGGTACATTGATGGGGCCGAGAAAAAGATCCTGGTGGATACTGGCCCTTGCGATCCCGAGTGGTCGGCCAAGTACCATTGGCCGATGACTCGTACTCCAGAGCAGGAGCCGGCCACGGCGCTTAAGCTAGCCGGCATCGATCCCGAAAGCATCGAAATCGTCATCCTCTCCCACCTGCACTGGGACCATGCTTTCAACAACCACCTCTTCCCCAATGCCGAATTCATTGTCCAAGAGGCAGAGCTGCGGTATGCCATCTGCCCCCTGCCGGTGCATGCCAACGGTTATGAAGCGGTAACCATCGGCATGAGACCGGACTACTACACCCATACCAAGTACACGGTTATTAACGGGGATCAACAAATCGTACCCGGCGTATCGGTAATCCTCACCCCGGGCCATAGCCCCGGTTCCCAGTGCGTGGTGGTGGAGACCAAGAAGGGTAACTATGTCATCGCTTCCGATACCGTGCCCCTGTTTGAAAATTGGGAGGGAACAGGGCACATAAAGCATCTTCCCAGCACCATCCATGTGGGACTGGTGGAGTACTTCGAGAGCCTGGAAAAGATCGAGAAGGTGGCTGACTTTGTCCTTCCCGGCCACGACATGAAGGTCATCGAGCACCAGTGGTACCCTGAAGACTAG
- a CDS encoding FAD-binding protein: protein MRIETCDVLVLGGGVAAQRAAVAAAQAGQKVTMIIKGGGTCSAGLVGYNVAFRNAPSGDSPAKYFDDLMSGGGFLNNPRLLAVMAYESESTAYELEQLGVPFDKDNGHFAVRQAAGSKYPRTIHYGDQIGPVAMEKLLARFDELGGKTVRRTGGIALIKDGEKVIGALAIDYAKEELIAYLAKATVLATGGLGYLYGFSTNPPGIVGDGMIMAYEAGATLMDMEFVQFEPFIFVWPENIATFSVPTTLVWDGARITNRLGEEFLPKDPSGKVKPLTKDVLSRYLYFEVREGRGSDHGGVFFDASVLPASILENYPRFMHRCRISGINPAKDAMEVAPAAHHMMGGVVIDENCFTGIPGLFAAGEVAAGVHGATRLAGAAGTDVLVFGKRAGVAAAAYAAGQALPQASEGRIQESASPILALLDASAPDTAAGRAQALKDLKTILWDKVGIVREAEGLTAALEEINSLSKQVSAFKARTVSELAELLEVRNSLLLARMIATSALMREESRGDHYRADFPERDDVKWLKNILVVKPDTRPVEPPVNRAEVVRMGE from the coding sequence GTGCGGATCGAAACTTGCGATGTACTAGTGCTTGGAGGGGGGGTAGCTGCCCAGCGGGCGGCGGTGGCCGCCGCCCAGGCCGGCCAAAAGGTAACCATGATCATAAAGGGCGGGGGCACCTGCTCGGCGGGTTTAGTCGGCTACAATGTGGCTTTTCGGAACGCCCCTTCGGGCGATAGCCCAGCCAAGTACTTTGATGACCTGATGAGCGGAGGAGGTTTTCTTAATAATCCCAGGCTCTTGGCTGTCATGGCCTATGAATCTGAGTCAACTGCTTATGAGCTGGAACAGCTGGGAGTGCCTTTCGACAAAGACAACGGGCATTTTGCCGTTCGCCAGGCGGCTGGCTCCAAGTACCCCCGCACCATTCACTATGGCGACCAGATCGGCCCGGTAGCCATGGAAAAGCTTCTAGCCCGGTTTGATGAGCTGGGCGGAAAAACTGTTCGCCGTACTGGGGGTATTGCCCTCATCAAGGATGGAGAGAAAGTGATCGGAGCTCTGGCCATCGATTACGCTAAGGAGGAGCTAATTGCTTACCTGGCCAAAGCCACTGTTCTGGCTACCGGCGGCCTGGGGTATTTGTATGGTTTTTCCACCAACCCGCCCGGGATCGTGGGCGATGGCATGATCATGGCTTATGAGGCCGGGGCTACCCTGATGGACATGGAGTTTGTCCAGTTTGAGCCCTTCATCTTCGTGTGGCCAGAAAACATAGCTACCTTTAGCGTTCCTACTACCTTGGTCTGGGATGGGGCCAGAATAACTAACCGATTGGGAGAGGAATTCCTACCCAAGGATCCAAGTGGCAAAGTCAAGCCTCTCACCAAGGACGTGCTTTCCCGTTACCTCTATTTCGAAGTTAGGGAAGGTCGGGGATCGGACCACGGCGGGGTCTTCTTTGACGCGTCGGTGCTCCCAGCGTCTATCCTTGAGAACTATCCCCGCTTCATGCATCGGTGCCGCATCTCCGGCATTAACCCGGCCAAGGATGCCATGGAAGTAGCTCCGGCTGCTCACCATATGATGGGGGGTGTAGTTATCGATGAGAACTGTTTTACCGGCATCCCTGGCCTCTTTGCCGCCGGCGAGGTGGCGGCTGGGGTGCACGGGGCCACCCGCCTGGCTGGAGCCGCTGGCACCGATGTCCTAGTATTCGGCAAGCGGGCTGGAGTCGCGGCTGCTGCCTATGCGGCGGGACAGGCTCTGCCTCAGGCTTCTGAGGGCCGGATCCAGGAGAGCGCTTCCCCCATCCTTGCTCTCCTCGATGCCTCCGCTCCTGATACCGCAGCGGGTCGGGCCCAAGCCTTAAAGGATCTCAAGACTATCCTTTGGGACAAGGTGGGCATAGTTAGGGAAGCTGAAGGCCTTACCGCGGCTCTGGAAGAGATTAACTCTCTATCCAAACAGGTTTCAGCTTTCAAGGCCCGCACTGTATCCGAGCTGGCGGAGCTTTTGGAGGTAAGAAACTCCCTGCTTCTGGCTCGGATGATCGCCACCTCTGCCTTGATGCGGGAGGAGAGCCGCGGCGATCATTACCGGGCAGACTTCCCGGAGCGAGACGACGTCAAGTGGCTTAAGAACATCCTGGTGGTTAAGCCCGATACCCGGCCGGTGGAGCCGCCGGTCAACCGGGCCGAGGTGGTGAGAATGGGAGAGTAG